The [Pseudomonas] carboxydohydrogena genome includes a window with the following:
- a CDS encoding helix-turn-helix transcriptional regulator codes for MDSKFLTPEEVSERYRNGVSVGTLRNWRAMKIGPSFVKIGKAVLYPIDELEAWDEKNRVNCRASKRHTECAGEQP; via the coding sequence TTGGACAGCAAATTTCTGACACCTGAAGAAGTCTCGGAGCGCTATCGCAATGGCGTCTCGGTAGGAACGCTTCGGAACTGGCGGGCGATGAAAATCGGGCCATCGTTTGTTAAGATCGGCAAGGCGGTCCTCTACCCGATCGACGAGCTTGAAGCGTGGGACGAAAAGAATAGAGTGAATTGCCGTGCATCAAAGCGACACACTGAATGCGCCGGTGAGCAGCCGTGA
- a CDS encoding recombinase family protein: MNKHTFGNVVRSGKAAPKRAVLYLRVSTGRQATNDVSLPSQRDITTAHCTANGWLVIDEFVEAGATATDDRRPAFQDMMERACDPSRPYDVVVIYAFNRLYRNGVELELAVRKLRKNGVEVASVTQPTGNDPSQELMRQLIGVFDEHTSREIGKNTKRAMMQSAKQGFWNGATPPLGYKIVEAERRGQKIKKKLDIDPVEAETIRLMFRLYLEGDGNTGPLGVKETTKWLNSHGYRTRRGSSFGVGPVHKILTNTCYATGLWVYGKRDSRNGGLNDPSTVVEIPIPALIELAIFDRVQAKLSNNNPRTTAPRIVNGPSLLTGIAMCASCGAGMTRTGTNRRGKSYSYYSCAGCHRKGETACKGRHIPTGTLDQIVVSNLKQRLFAPERLAELLQTLADRRSAKSLAEDNRLVSLRHQLTETEERLKRLYRSIEDGVVELDDILRERTATLKSEHERARAALDRARSQCGAEISINADKIDSFSRLMTEKLDHGDVNSKKAYIRAVVSAIEVDDTTIRIIGSKDMLQAVIAGKQTTNENVRGFVRKWRTRQDSNL, translated from the coding sequence ATGAACAAGCATACCTTCGGGAACGTTGTTCGGAGTGGTAAAGCCGCCCCAAAGAGAGCAGTGCTTTATTTGCGCGTCAGCACTGGCAGACAAGCTACTAACGACGTCTCCTTGCCATCGCAGCGAGATATCACCACCGCGCACTGCACAGCCAACGGATGGCTCGTGATCGACGAATTTGTAGAAGCAGGAGCAACCGCGACGGACGATCGCAGGCCGGCGTTTCAAGACATGATGGAGCGCGCCTGCGATCCCAGCCGACCATACGACGTTGTCGTTATCTACGCATTCAACCGTCTATATCGTAACGGTGTCGAGTTGGAGCTTGCTGTTCGTAAGCTGCGCAAGAACGGGGTTGAAGTTGCCTCAGTGACTCAGCCAACTGGTAACGACCCATCACAAGAACTGATGCGCCAACTCATCGGCGTGTTCGATGAACACACGTCCCGCGAAATAGGAAAAAATACCAAAAGAGCAATGATGCAGTCCGCGAAGCAAGGCTTCTGGAACGGTGCAACGCCACCGTTGGGCTATAAAATCGTTGAGGCGGAACGCCGCGGTCAAAAGATCAAGAAGAAGCTCGATATCGACCCCGTCGAGGCGGAGACTATCAGACTGATGTTCCGTCTTTATCTCGAGGGCGACGGAAACACGGGTCCGCTCGGCGTCAAGGAAACAACGAAGTGGCTCAATAGCCACGGTTACCGAACGCGGCGTGGATCCTCATTCGGCGTGGGACCGGTCCACAAGATACTGACCAATACATGCTACGCGACCGGGCTGTGGGTTTATGGGAAAAGAGACTCTCGCAATGGCGGGCTCAACGATCCCTCGACAGTCGTCGAGATTCCAATTCCTGCTCTGATTGAACTGGCGATCTTTGATCGTGTTCAGGCAAAGCTGAGTAACAATAACCCGCGGACCACCGCGCCACGCATCGTCAACGGTCCGTCCTTGCTGACCGGGATTGCCATGTGCGCATCCTGCGGCGCTGGCATGACACGCACCGGCACAAATCGACGCGGCAAGTCTTATTCTTATTATAGCTGCGCAGGTTGCCACCGGAAGGGAGAGACCGCTTGCAAGGGACGACATATTCCGACAGGTACGTTGGACCAAATCGTTGTCAGCAATCTCAAGCAGAGGCTGTTTGCACCGGAGCGGCTCGCTGAATTGCTCCAGACCCTGGCAGATCGACGTTCCGCCAAGAGCCTTGCGGAAGACAATCGGCTCGTTTCCCTTCGTCACCAATTGACCGAGACTGAAGAGCGCCTCAAGCGGCTCTATCGTTCGATCGAAGATGGCGTAGTCGAACTCGACGACATTCTCCGGGAACGAACCGCTACCCTCAAATCAGAGCACGAGAGGGCAAGAGCCGCACTTGACCGTGCCCGCAGCCAATGCGGAGCCGAGATATCGATCAACGCGGACAAAATCGACAGCTTCTCAAGGCTCATGACCGAGAAACTTGATCACGGCGACGTCAATTCGAAGAAGGCCTATATCCGCGCCGTCGTCAGTGCGATCGAAGTTGACGATACAACGATCCGAATCATCGGCAGTAAGGACATGCTGCAGGCGGTCATTGCCGGAAAACAGACCACGAACGAAAATGTTCGTGGTTTTGTACGCAAATGGCGCACCCGACAGGATTCGAACCTGTAA
- the mobF gene encoding MobF family relaxase, translating into MVATFAIIHRPAYYTSQPSAYYTTDKETAGVWLRGNERLGIVQGSAVRPRDFDLLCEGCDTAGNKLVKTPPFKRRVLGVDITLSSPKAVSVLYAAGDDTLRAEIASAERAAVEATLRIIEREIPLARRGHNGVQREHAKFTAAVFTHSEARPETHANGGVLASVQRHHHVCIPSIVERPDGTLGAVDSAGGIRSGKKLLGSVYRLQLATELEQRGFAIVRSDDGWRWSIAGVPDKVAKFFSARRSAIEAELAKAGLTSGEAPAVAAAITRKSRRTKDTVNTADRIAGWQEAIKDLGFDPGAIVEAAREAGREAVARDSAIVNALIHSRMAALPSALTESEATFERRHLLEVACNALVGTGVSVDQAVKEADALLESRAIVELGTTRDGVVLSTPEMVATERRLVETAVNLAQACLAAPAPDLVRRLCRENSLSQEQTKVALAATSGARLVNVLAPAGTGKSKLLGVIARSFEAAGYSPALGTSPTDASSVVVLPGASVVGASVAWRAALDLGHAINVPSSAIDALLKRLDARVAAGKSAFEGRTVLLIDESGLQSSPQLARILDHVSRGNSRSLLVLVGDERQVRPIGPGHAIRLVREAIGAATLSQIYRQRETWTREAPQAFARGDAAAALKAFNEHGLIEFHNGLKPTVDALADAWQQARLSRPSEQITVLTKTNAEARAVAAVLRDRLKREGFIKTREVLLPAVDASGNPHTLPVAAGDTLVALRRVDRLGVVNGTPLVVERVKVACLSKKVTITARRGDEIIQFTPEDIADGKGRVRLANGLVSTIFRAQGTTVDQSFVLLNEKFDRHDSYVSASRARGDTRFFCSRSLDSSIRASSGDFHSEINDAQRLDHLAQRLSRERVKTTTLDLIDVAKFAKAHTKRERNRQKELGHEL; encoded by the coding sequence GTGGTCGCAACCTTCGCTATCATTCATCGTCCCGCCTACTACACGTCCCAACCATCGGCGTACTATACGACCGACAAGGAAACCGCCGGCGTGTGGCTGCGCGGCAACGAGCGGTTGGGGATCGTCCAGGGATCAGCGGTCCGTCCCCGCGATTTCGACCTCCTTTGCGAGGGCTGCGACACAGCCGGCAACAAGCTGGTTAAGACGCCACCGTTCAAGCGCAGGGTGCTGGGCGTCGACATCACGCTGTCATCGCCCAAAGCTGTATCGGTCCTCTATGCCGCCGGCGATGATACGCTACGGGCAGAAATCGCCAGCGCCGAGCGCGCTGCCGTCGAAGCCACCCTTCGGATCATCGAGCGGGAAATCCCGCTCGCGCGTCGCGGGCATAACGGTGTCCAACGTGAACATGCGAAGTTTACTGCGGCCGTCTTCACTCACTCCGAAGCGCGTCCAGAGACCCATGCGAATGGCGGTGTTCTCGCTTCGGTGCAGCGCCATCATCACGTTTGCATCCCGTCCATCGTAGAGCGTCCGGATGGAACACTTGGCGCGGTTGATTCTGCAGGCGGCATCCGATCGGGTAAGAAACTCCTAGGTTCGGTCTACAGACTGCAACTCGCCACCGAACTAGAGCAACGAGGCTTTGCGATCGTACGCTCCGACGACGGTTGGCGCTGGAGCATAGCTGGCGTTCCCGACAAGGTCGCAAAATTCTTCTCCGCGCGCAGGTCGGCTATCGAAGCCGAATTAGCCAAGGCCGGCCTGACCTCTGGCGAGGCACCGGCCGTGGCCGCTGCTATCACCCGAAAGAGCCGCCGAACAAAGGATACGGTGAATACCGCCGACCGTATTGCCGGCTGGCAGGAGGCCATCAAGGACCTCGGCTTCGATCCTGGCGCGATCGTTGAAGCGGCCCGCGAAGCTGGCCGCGAGGCGGTGGCTCGCGATTCCGCGATCGTGAATGCACTCATTCATTCACGGATGGCGGCCCTCCCAAGCGCACTGACAGAGTCCGAGGCAACGTTCGAGCGACGACATCTCCTTGAGGTTGCGTGTAATGCGTTGGTGGGCACCGGCGTATCGGTCGATCAGGCTGTTAAGGAGGCCGACGCTCTCCTCGAGAGCCGTGCCATCGTCGAGCTCGGCACGACGCGTGATGGCGTCGTCCTGTCCACCCCCGAAATGGTCGCGACCGAACGGCGGCTTGTCGAAACTGCGGTCAACCTCGCGCAAGCCTGTTTAGCCGCTCCCGCCCCGGACTTGGTGCGGCGTCTTTGCAGAGAGAACAGCCTGTCACAGGAGCAGACGAAAGTCGCGCTTGCGGCAACGTCGGGTGCCCGACTGGTGAACGTTCTCGCGCCCGCGGGCACCGGCAAGTCCAAACTCCTTGGCGTGATCGCGCGCAGCTTTGAAGCTGCTGGATATTCGCCAGCGCTGGGTACATCTCCGACCGACGCCTCTTCGGTCGTCGTTCTGCCGGGCGCTTCCGTGGTAGGGGCCTCCGTGGCCTGGAGAGCTGCTCTCGATCTAGGCCACGCCATCAACGTTCCGTCGTCCGCGATCGATGCGCTGCTGAAGCGTCTGGATGCACGTGTAGCAGCCGGAAAGTCTGCGTTCGAAGGCAGAACGGTTCTGCTAATCGACGAAAGCGGCCTGCAATCAAGCCCTCAGCTTGCGCGGATTCTCGATCATGTCAGCCGGGGCAACAGCCGCAGTCTATTGGTGTTGGTAGGCGACGAGCGGCAGGTAAGGCCGATAGGTCCAGGCCACGCTATTCGGCTCGTTCGAGAAGCCATCGGTGCTGCCACGCTCAGCCAGATTTACCGGCAGCGCGAAACTTGGACACGCGAAGCCCCACAAGCGTTCGCGCGTGGTGATGCCGCGGCAGCCCTGAAAGCGTTCAATGAGCATGGCCTCATTGAGTTTCACAACGGGCTGAAGCCGACGGTCGATGCATTAGCCGATGCCTGGCAGCAGGCCAGACTGAGCCGTCCCAGCGAACAAATCACCGTTCTCACCAAGACCAACGCTGAAGCCCGTGCGGTTGCAGCGGTGCTTCGCGACAGACTCAAACGCGAGGGCTTCATTAAAACTCGCGAGGTACTACTTCCGGCGGTCGATGCTTCCGGCAATCCTCACACGCTCCCGGTAGCGGCGGGAGATACTCTGGTCGCGCTTCGCCGCGTCGATCGTCTCGGCGTGGTCAATGGCACGCCGCTTGTGGTCGAGCGCGTCAAGGTCGCATGCCTCTCCAAGAAAGTCACGATCACCGCGCGGCGCGGCGACGAAATCATCCAGTTCACACCGGAAGATATCGCGGACGGCAAGGGACGCGTTCGCCTTGCCAACGGTCTCGTCTCCACGATCTTTCGTGCTCAAGGCACCACCGTCGATCAATCTTTTGTGTTGCTCAATGAAAAATTCGATCGACACGATTCTTACGTCAGTGCTTCAAGGGCCAGAGGTGACACGCGATTTTTCTGCTCGAGGTCGCTCGACTCGTCAATTCGCGCCTCCAGCGGTGACTTTCACAGCGAGATAAACGACGCGCAACGCCTCGACCATCTGGCGCAGCGGTTGTCGCGCGAGCGCGTCAAGACCACAACGCTTGACCTGATTGACGTCGCCAAATTTGCCAAGGCGCATACCAAACGCGAGCGCAATCGCCAGAAAGAGCTCGGGCATGAGCTCTAG
- a CDS encoding type IV secretion system DNA-binding domain-containing protein, translating to MSTVNPFVETKPLVPTILGATLAAFLVLIVGLAILFSADAPYVVGANGIVPLNLQMMGRIALEFLRGDTCVAGLTKVIGLDCRFQYLDRVFQAIAASRSASIHAVTLPLAIAVSWGTTAYMMHAATSKCERFVTLRGWRLLFDGEGRASLRGVIARTGRLLKRGLWLLPHVQLTSECEGYNILALGTQGSAKTSTLRGLVEQCEARGDQMFIHEVKGDFTAGLPINPFILVAPHDRRSAAYNIARDIRNEKHAREFAAHAVQKSDHDSMWGDAARAAWADLVMTLHAENPGDWSWDDLASVLLSPGETIKATLEAAGKDSASRLIFGSDNPEDNRTTMSILVTMWVAALTTVLPLAEAWRDVPLARRFSLRQWLDEPMAYPRVIVLQKSSEYPELSGAIGGFLIDRLIALALRPGRQPNPTRKLVFCLDELPECGNGHIQGLPRLLNTGREFGIVILAGVQEIAHLVEIYGENLANVLLGRFRIKLIHQLNAGDSAERVSALLGERRIEYPGPPVRDQASDRWVRETVRETVPVCPADRLESDLGVTKSGRHTTARILVMGLGNPAIVDVPLTVWSDRRPGHVPAPWTGE from the coding sequence ATGTCAACTGTCAATCCGTTCGTCGAAACAAAACCCCTTGTGCCCACCATCCTGGGAGCAACGCTCGCCGCCTTCCTCGTCCTGATCGTGGGGCTGGCAATCCTCTTTTCGGCCGACGCTCCGTATGTGGTCGGCGCCAACGGGATCGTTCCGCTCAATCTTCAGATGATGGGCCGGATCGCTCTGGAGTTTCTCCGTGGCGATACGTGTGTAGCAGGCCTGACCAAGGTCATTGGGCTTGACTGCCGATTCCAGTATCTGGACCGTGTCTTTCAGGCAATTGCGGCGTCCAGATCAGCGTCGATTCATGCCGTGACCTTGCCGCTGGCCATTGCGGTGTCGTGGGGAACGACGGCATACATGATGCACGCGGCAACGTCGAAGTGCGAGCGATTCGTCACCTTGCGCGGATGGCGACTGCTGTTCGATGGCGAGGGCCGCGCGTCCTTGCGGGGAGTGATCGCGAGAACCGGACGACTCCTCAAACGCGGCTTGTGGTTGCTGCCCCATGTCCAACTGACGAGCGAGTGCGAGGGTTACAACATTCTCGCCCTTGGCACTCAAGGCAGCGCCAAGACATCGACGCTACGCGGCCTGGTCGAGCAATGCGAAGCCAGGGGCGATCAGATGTTTATTCATGAGGTCAAGGGCGACTTCACCGCAGGGCTTCCGATCAACCCGTTTATTCTGGTTGCGCCGCATGATCGCCGATCCGCCGCCTACAACATCGCGCGAGACATAAGGAACGAAAAGCATGCACGCGAATTCGCCGCGCACGCGGTTCAAAAATCCGACCACGATTCGATGTGGGGCGACGCCGCCCGCGCTGCGTGGGCGGATCTGGTCATGACGCTGCACGCGGAGAATCCCGGCGACTGGAGCTGGGATGATCTCGCCTCGGTTCTGCTGTCGCCGGGCGAAACCATCAAGGCAACGTTAGAGGCCGCCGGCAAGGACAGCGCCAGCCGCTTGATCTTCGGCAGCGATAACCCCGAGGACAATCGCACCACGATGTCGATACTCGTGACCATGTGGGTAGCTGCACTAACCACCGTGTTGCCGCTCGCGGAAGCGTGGCGCGACGTGCCGCTTGCGCGACGCTTCTCCTTGCGGCAGTGGCTGGACGAGCCAATGGCATATCCGCGCGTCATCGTACTGCAGAAGTCGAGTGAGTATCCGGAGTTGTCGGGCGCAATCGGCGGTTTTCTGATCGACCGGCTGATTGCTCTCGCCCTGCGTCCCGGCCGTCAGCCCAATCCGACGCGCAAGCTGGTGTTCTGCCTGGACGAGTTGCCCGAGTGCGGCAACGGCCATATCCAGGGGCTCCCAAGACTCCTGAACACCGGGCGCGAGTTCGGCATCGTGATACTGGCGGGAGTTCAGGAGATTGCCCACCTGGTCGAGATTTACGGCGAGAATCTGGCCAATGTTTTGCTCGGCCGATTCAGGATCAAGCTGATCCACCAGCTCAATGCGGGCGATTCGGCAGAACGGGTCAGCGCATTGCTTGGCGAGCGCCGCATCGAATATCCTGGCCCACCTGTTCGCGATCAGGCCTCCGACCGCTGGGTTCGCGAGACCGTCCGCGAAACGGTGCCGGTGTGCCCGGCTGACCGCCTCGAAAGCGATCTCGGTGTGACGAAGAGCGGCCGCCACACGACGGCGCGGATACTGGTGATGGGATTGGGGAATCCCGCGATCGTAGACGTGCCCCTGACAGTGTGGTCCGATCGTCGTCCCGGCCATGTCCCTGCACCCTGGACCGGCGAATAG
- a CDS encoding DUF3846 domain-containing protein, with amino-acid sequence MRAILIDPVRRVVEPYTIDHRLASLQAAVGGLIAWGTELKTGDVLYIDDEALLKPNPAFFALNGRTFPGCGLIVGPENPLITDVISTVEQVANMIRFNVDIDLDRALVVKSTTFDSADEFLEYLSRQCKVDRE; translated from the coding sequence ATGCGTGCAATCCTCATTGATCCCGTCCGACGGGTGGTCGAGCCATACACCATCGACCACCGACTGGCGTCGCTGCAGGCGGCGGTCGGGGGCCTTATTGCCTGGGGCACAGAACTCAAGACTGGTGATGTGCTCTATATCGACGACGAGGCCCTATTGAAGCCTAACCCGGCGTTCTTCGCGCTGAATGGGCGCACATTCCCAGGCTGCGGACTCATCGTCGGCCCCGAGAATCCCCTGATTACCGACGTCATTTCAACGGTCGAGCAGGTCGCCAACATGATCCGCTTCAACGTGGATATCGATCTCGACCGGGCCCTCGTCGTCAAGTCGACGACGTTCGACTCGGCGGATGAGTTTCTCGAATACCTGAGCCGGCAATGCAAAGTCGACCGCGAGTAG
- a CDS encoding ParB/RepB/Spo0J family partition protein: MSAKQAETVVENGTEIFIPLSKLKKSPKNARKMPHGEAAIEALAGSIAAKGMLQNLVVEPEVDADGAETGFYLVTVGEGRRQAQALRAKRKQIKKSEPIRCVLDVANDPREISLDENVTRTEMHPADQFAVFTYLAEEKGYGAEEIAARFGVTAHIVRQRLRLGSVSPKLMQVYRDGDLTLDQLMAFAITGDHARQEDAFERLIHNREPYAIRRLLTETNVPARDRRARFVGLETYDAAGGMILRDLFSDDQGGYLEDAALLDRLTKERLENAAAELCEYEGWKWAEAHLDYPHSHGLRRLYPSAVDLSPEDIAAYEAAQAAYDALTTQFEGVEELPDDIDERFGELEAEIERINARREAYDPDVISRCGAFVILNHDGTLRIERGFVRREDEHLHPASPVTDADDAEGRSGMGDADGGSLSIGWNDEAATGKPLSDLLVRDLTAYRTLGLRLALGEQPDVALIAVIQAMVAQTFYHQATSCLDIRLTSAALAAHAEGIEDTAAARALADRHDRWAAQLPESPSDLWRFVVELDHDSRMALFAHCAALTVFAVRVPWDKKPLALATADTLATVLAFDMSQYWTPTARSYFGRVAKDHIIAAVSEAVGPEAANRIAGMKKAPMADAAEQLVAGTGWLPRIIAGPASVDVSAGGMTDDEGRAVDNA; this comes from the coding sequence ATGTCGGCCAAGCAAGCAGAAACTGTTGTTGAGAACGGGACTGAAATTTTCATCCCACTCAGCAAGCTCAAGAAATCCCCGAAGAATGCGCGCAAGATGCCCCATGGCGAAGCCGCCATCGAAGCGCTGGCGGGCAGCATCGCCGCCAAGGGGATGCTGCAAAATCTTGTGGTCGAACCCGAGGTCGATGCGGACGGAGCAGAGACCGGATTTTATCTGGTCACGGTCGGCGAGGGACGGCGACAGGCGCAGGCACTGCGCGCCAAGCGCAAGCAGATCAAGAAGTCGGAGCCGATCCGCTGCGTTCTCGATGTCGCGAATGACCCGCGAGAAATCAGCCTCGACGAGAATGTGACGCGGACGGAGATGCATCCGGCGGATCAGTTCGCGGTCTTTACCTATCTTGCCGAAGAAAAAGGCTACGGTGCCGAGGAAATCGCGGCGCGGTTTGGTGTCACCGCCCATATCGTGCGCCAGCGGTTGCGGCTTGGATCGGTGTCGCCAAAGCTGATGCAAGTCTATCGCGACGGCGACCTGACGCTGGATCAGTTGATGGCCTTTGCCATCACCGGGGATCATGCACGACAGGAAGACGCCTTTGAGCGTCTGATTCATAATCGCGAACCTTATGCGATCCGGCGTTTATTGACCGAGACCAATGTTCCGGCGCGGGATCGCCGTGCGCGCTTCGTCGGGCTGGAAACTTATGACGCGGCAGGCGGGATGATTCTGCGCGACCTGTTCTCGGACGATCAGGGTGGCTATCTGGAGGATGCGGCATTGCTTGATCGCCTGACCAAGGAGAGGCTGGAGAACGCGGCTGCCGAGCTTTGCGAATACGAGGGCTGGAAATGGGCGGAAGCTCATCTTGATTATCCGCATTCGCACGGCCTGCGGCGGCTCTATCCGTCTGCGGTTGATCTCTCGCCGGAGGACATCGCGGCCTATGAGGCCGCGCAGGCGGCCTACGACGCTCTCACCACGCAATTCGAGGGCGTTGAGGAATTGCCCGATGACATTGATGAGCGGTTTGGCGAGCTTGAGGCTGAAATCGAGCGGATCAACGCCAGACGCGAAGCTTATGATCCTGATGTCATCAGCCGCTGTGGCGCGTTCGTGATTCTGAATCATGACGGGACACTGCGGATCGAGCGCGGTTTTGTGCGTCGTGAGGACGAGCATCTGCACCCGGCCAGCCCGGTGACGGACGCGGATGATGCCGAGGGTCGCTCAGGCATGGGTGATGCTGATGGGGGCTCGCTGTCGATTGGTTGGAACGACGAGGCGGCAACCGGCAAACCCTTGTCGGATTTGCTGGTTCGTGACCTAACCGCGTACCGCACGCTTGGCCTGCGTCTCGCGCTCGGCGAGCAACCGGATGTGGCGCTGATTGCGGTCATCCAGGCCATGGTGGCGCAGACGTTTTATCACCAAGCCACATCTTGCCTCGACATCCGGCTCACCAGCGCGGCACTCGCGGCCCATGCCGAGGGCATCGAGGATACCGCCGCCGCAAGAGCATTGGCGGATCGTCATGACCGATGGGCTGCGCAACTGCCAGAATCACCGTCCGATCTCTGGCGCTTTGTTGTTGAACTCGATCACGACAGCCGCATGGCGCTGTTCGCCCACTGCGCCGCTTTGACCGTGTTTGCGGTCAGAGTACCGTGGGACAAGAAGCCGCTTGCGTTGGCGACGGCGGATACGCTTGCGACAGTGCTTGCTTTCGATATGAGCCAATATTGGACGCCGACGGCGCGATCCTACTTTGGCCGTGTCGCCAAGGACCACATCATCGCCGCCGTTAGTGAGGCGGTCGGGCCGGAAGCAGCCAACCGTATCGCGGGAATGAAGAAAGCGCCGATGGCGGACGCCGCCGAACAGCTTGTCGCTGGAACAGGATGGCTACCCCGGATCATCGCTGGTCCGGCCAGCGTTGACGTGTCCGCTGGCGGGATGACCGATGACGAGGGACGGGCGGTGGACAACGCCTAG
- a CDS encoding DUF736 domain-containing protein has protein sequence MATIGTFTKSESGFAGAVRSLSLNVKAKFIPAEKESDKAPDYRILSGSVEFGAAWKKTAQNGREYLSVRLDDPSFALPIFANLIEGEDATHQLIWSRRSAD, from the coding sequence ATGGCAACCATTGGCACCTTCACCAAGAGCGAGAGCGGCTTTGCGGGCGCGGTCAGGTCCTTGAGTCTCAACGTCAAGGCCAAGTTCATTCCGGCCGAGAAGGAAAGCGACAAGGCTCCCGACTATCGCATCCTCTCCGGCAGCGTCGAGTTCGGCGCCGCCTGGAAGAAGACCGCACAGAACGGCCGCGAATATCTCTCGGTACGCCTTGATGATCCAAGCTTCGCCCTGCCGATTTTTGCAAATCTGATCGAGGGCGAAGACGCCACTCATCAACTGATCTGGTCACGTCGCAGCGCCGACTGA